One Nocardia farcinica genomic region harbors:
- the darG gene encoding type II toxin-antitoxin system antitoxin DNA ADP-ribosyl glycohydrolase DarG — protein sequence MIREEHGNLLRADVDALVNTVNTVGVMGKGIALQFKRAYPDMFKEYERAAKANRIHVGEMFVWETGALDGPRFIVNFPTKRHWRSASRLDDIALGLRHLAAVIDSHGIRSIAIPPLGCGNGGLDWAEVAPLIWDALRPLATDVEILVFPPEGAPPAVDMPTRTTAPRMTAARAAVVKLLKAYEEYSFHEATLIEVQKLTYFLQAAGENLRLDFVKGRYGPYADDLRKTLREIEGHFIVGFGDGSAQVMSAEPLQVIDAAAGRAEQLLATDPRTAARVERVIELTDGFTSMYGLELLATVHWAATREPARRHGDVVRIVQSWTKRKKSLFTENHIDNALDRLSTHNWIPPFAA from the coding sequence ATGATTCGAGAGGAGCACGGCAACCTCCTCCGCGCGGACGTCGATGCCTTGGTGAATACCGTCAACACTGTGGGCGTGATGGGCAAAGGAATCGCCCTCCAGTTCAAGCGCGCATACCCCGACATGTTCAAGGAGTACGAACGCGCGGCTAAAGCGAACCGCATCCACGTCGGTGAGATGTTCGTATGGGAAACCGGCGCCCTCGACGGACCCAGATTCATCGTCAACTTCCCGACCAAGAGGCATTGGCGCTCGGCGAGTCGTCTCGATGACATCGCGCTCGGTCTTCGTCACCTGGCGGCGGTCATCGATTCGCACGGGATCCGTTCGATCGCAATCCCCCCACTCGGATGCGGGAACGGCGGACTGGACTGGGCCGAGGTGGCCCCACTCATCTGGGACGCACTACGTCCGCTGGCAACCGATGTGGAGATCCTGGTTTTCCCACCCGAGGGCGCTCCACCAGCCGTGGATATGCCCACTCGAACCACGGCCCCGCGGATGACTGCCGCTCGTGCGGCGGTCGTGAAGCTCCTGAAAGCCTATGAGGAGTACTCGTTCCACGAGGCGACGCTGATCGAAGTTCAGAAACTGACCTACTTCCTGCAAGCCGCGGGCGAGAATCTTCGTTTGGACTTCGTCAAGGGCAGGTATGGTCCCTACGCAGACGACCTGCGCAAAACCCTGCGCGAGATCGAAGGCCATTTCATCGTGGGTTTCGGCGACGGGAGCGCGCAGGTGATGTCTGCGGAACCACTGCAGGTGATCGATGCCGCTGCCGGCCGTGCCGAACAGTTACTGGCGACGGACCCGCGCACAGCGGCACGCGTCGAACGAGTGATCGAGCTGACCGACGGCTTCACCAGCATGTACGGGCTGGAACTACTCGCGACAGTGCACTGGGCCGCAACTCGGGAACCTGCTCGGCGTCATGGCGACGTGGTGCGCATTGTCCAGAGCTGGACCAAGCGCAAGAAATCGCTGTTCACCGAAAACCACATCGACAATGCTCTCGATCGACTGAGCACGCACAATTGGATTCCACCGTTCGCAGCGTAA
- a CDS encoding DUF4433 domain-containing protein has product MYLASTVQHLRRRGLQVLGTDRHAVVPYAQFTANDSVLTGFVDWELMKERYWCDIPEYPDRSERRQAELLVHERVPWDSILGVATRTEPVENELRHILDTAGASTRTAVRSHWYF; this is encoded by the coding sequence GTGTACTTGGCGTCGACAGTGCAACATTTGCGGCGCCGCGGACTTCAGGTACTCGGAACCGACCGGCACGCCGTCGTCCCCTACGCCCAGTTCACTGCCAATGACTCGGTCCTGACAGGCTTCGTCGACTGGGAACTGATGAAGGAGCGCTACTGGTGTGACATACCGGAGTACCCCGACCGATCTGAGCGGCGGCAGGCTGAACTCCTCGTCCACGAACGTGTCCCGTGGGATAGCATCCTGGGTGTAGCTACCCGGACCGAGCCGGTCGAGAACGAGCTACGTCACATCCTCGACACGGCTGGCGCGTCCACTCGGACCGCGGTCCGGTCACATTGGTACTTCTGA
- a CDS encoding DUF397 domain-containing protein, which translates to MSVDLSGAHWFKSTRSSAGKDCVEIAHLDGGYVGVRDSKNPAGGALVFTPSEWDAFLAGARAGEFDRP; encoded by the coding sequence GTGTCCGTTGACCTATCCGGAGCGCACTGGTTCAAGAGCACTCGCAGTTCAGCAGGAAAGGACTGCGTAGAGATCGCACATCTGGACGGCGGATATGTGGGCGTCCGCGACTCCAAGAACCCCGCAGGCGGGGCGCTGGTGTTCACGCCCTCGGAGTGGGATGCCTTCCTCGCGGGTGCGCGTGCCGGAGAGTTCGACCGTCCCTGA
- a CDS encoding DUF3558 domain-containing protein encodes MRAVDAARGVIAGVAVLGLVTACSGGGLGGSEPGTPTAAEPAMDNLLDPCTDIADEWLIETGLDPSTERNIVNPADVSAWRICGWKPLDGRPYRIDVLSTSHTVDEVRADETHEILREITIGQRHGLLHKHKSDDRRICYVALPAQQGMFQISVGWQNPTVPNDYCEIAVDHATDLEPYLPK; translated from the coding sequence ATGCGCGCCGTCGATGCCGCACGGGGTGTGATCGCGGGGGTGGCCGTGTTGGGTCTGGTCACGGCGTGTTCGGGTGGGGGTCTCGGTGGTTCGGAGCCGGGTACGCCCACGGCGGCCGAGCCGGCGATGGACAACCTGCTCGATCCGTGTACCGATATCGCCGACGAGTGGTTGATCGAGACCGGTCTGGACCCGTCGACCGAGCGCAACATCGTCAACCCGGCCGATGTGTCAGCATGGCGGATTTGCGGGTGGAAGCCGTTGGACGGCAGGCCGTACCGAATCGATGTGTTGTCGACCAGTCACACCGTTGACGAAGTTCGAGCCGACGAGACGCACGAGATCCTTCGAGAGATCACCATCGGCCAACGGCACGGCCTCCTCCATAAGCACAAATCGGACGATCGTCGCATCTGTTACGTCGCCCTCCCCGCACAACAGGGCATGTTCCAGATTTCCGTCGGTTGGCAGAATCCCACCGTGCCCAACGACTACTGCGAGATCGCTGTCGACCACGCCACGGACCTCGAGCCGTATCTCCCGAAGTAG
- a CDS encoding 3'-5' exonuclease yields MANIVMTNQSDSLDKVDGSLVPRVFSFLAKLQADDTAPGLHIEPIKGAVDRRVRTGRVDLNHRAVLFRVDPKEGGTTYVYMGTWKHDVANSLAERAILRVNPVNGILEGAFTDPVEVPAPVPGKRTADAAQAPQQRGFLAEAGFTLEELTDQLGLDATLAGRALAAADDFELNDIAASAVGWQADALLELGCGTSIDDIRDKYRFTEAPVDTTVDEDDRIIEALERPASKMQFTYIEGSEELRRVIEGGDFAAWRVFLHPEQREYAEKDYSGPFRLSGGAGTGKTVVAIHRARNLLRRNPSARIVLTTFNKTLAKNLETDLRALDPGIKIAKRLGEPGIYVEGIDKLANDVVRQAEDIGSATEAVLGTRTEVPVARTKKDQVWRELVHSIDSGLEPRLASAWFLDTEYTSVVLANKVTTLEQYARVARAGRGVRLSRPQRIAIWKLVEAYRRRSRMDETLSFPEILAIAAEYLQQRANTDAERLADHVIVDEAQDLHATHWLMLRALVAEGPNDLFIAEDSHQRIYGQPVVLARLGIKIVGRSRRLTLNYRTTAQNLAFAIGVLSGAEYHDLEEGREFALDYRSARTGPKPILRECHSAAEELEVVASQIGAWLSDPTVEPSTIAVLTRGVGDRSQLVRALAERGISARALDDNQAMPGHVQVLTMHRSKGMEFSRVILAGIDEAHVPAKASLHGVPEEELNEARLRERSLLYVAASRARDQVVVTWSGRRSELLGS; encoded by the coding sequence ATGGCCAACATCGTCATGACGAATCAGAGCGACTCGCTCGACAAGGTGGACGGGTCGTTGGTGCCGCGGGTCTTCAGTTTCCTCGCCAAACTCCAGGCCGACGACACCGCACCCGGCCTGCACATCGAACCGATCAAGGGCGCGGTGGACCGGCGGGTGCGCACCGGACGAGTCGATCTCAACCACCGGGCCGTGCTGTTCCGGGTCGACCCGAAGGAAGGCGGCACCACCTACGTCTACATGGGGACGTGGAAGCACGACGTGGCAAATTCTCTTGCCGAACGGGCCATTCTGCGCGTCAACCCCGTCAACGGCATCCTCGAGGGCGCCTTCACCGATCCCGTCGAGGTGCCCGCTCCCGTACCGGGGAAGCGCACCGCCGATGCCGCGCAGGCACCGCAGCAGCGCGGGTTCCTCGCGGAAGCGGGTTTCACCCTCGAAGAGCTGACCGACCAGCTCGGACTGGATGCCACCCTGGCAGGCCGCGCCCTCGCGGCCGCCGACGATTTCGAACTCAACGACATCGCCGCGAGCGCCGTCGGCTGGCAGGCCGACGCGTTGCTCGAACTGGGCTGCGGTACCAGCATCGACGACATCCGCGACAAATACCGTTTCACCGAAGCGCCGGTCGATACCACCGTGGACGAGGACGACCGGATCATCGAGGCGCTCGAGCGTCCGGCTTCGAAGATGCAGTTCACCTACATCGAAGGCAGCGAGGAACTCCGCCGGGTCATCGAAGGTGGCGATTTCGCGGCGTGGCGTGTCTTCCTACATCCCGAGCAGCGCGAATACGCCGAGAAGGACTACAGCGGCCCGTTTCGCCTCTCCGGAGGCGCGGGCACTGGGAAGACCGTGGTGGCGATCCATCGCGCCCGAAACCTGCTGCGCCGCAACCCCAGCGCCCGCATCGTCCTGACGACCTTCAACAAGACACTCGCGAAGAACCTGGAAACCGACCTGCGGGCACTCGATCCCGGCATCAAAATCGCCAAGCGCTTGGGCGAGCCGGGTATCTACGTCGAAGGCATCGACAAGCTCGCCAACGACGTGGTGCGCCAGGCCGAGGACATCGGGTCGGCAACCGAGGCTGTGCTCGGGACACGCACGGAGGTGCCCGTCGCCCGCACCAAGAAGGACCAGGTGTGGCGCGAGCTTGTGCACTCGATCGACAGCGGTCTCGAACCGCGGCTGGCCTCGGCCTGGTTCCTCGACACCGAGTACACCTCGGTCGTGCTCGCCAACAAGGTCACCACACTCGAGCAGTACGCGCGGGTCGCGCGAGCTGGTCGGGGCGTGCGGTTATCCCGTCCGCAGCGGATCGCGATCTGGAAGCTGGTGGAGGCCTACCGCCGCCGCAGCCGGATGGACGAAACGCTCAGCTTCCCGGAAATCCTCGCCATCGCGGCCGAGTACTTGCAGCAGCGGGCGAACACCGACGCTGAGCGTCTCGCCGATCACGTGATCGTCGACGAAGCGCAGGACCTGCACGCCACCCATTGGTTGATGCTGCGCGCGCTGGTCGCCGAGGGACCGAACGACCTGTTCATCGCCGAGGATTCGCACCAGCGCATCTACGGCCAGCCGGTCGTGCTCGCCCGGCTCGGCATCAAGATCGTGGGCCGCTCCCGTCGCCTGACCCTGAACTACCGCACCACCGCGCAAAACCTCGCTTTCGCGATCGGTGTGCTCAGCGGCGCCGAATACCATGATCTGGAGGAGGGCAGAGAGTTCGCTCTCGACTACCGATCGGCCCGCACCGGCCCTAAGCCGATTCTGCGCGAATGCCATTCTGCTGCTGAAGAACTGGAGGTGGTGGCGAGCCAGATCGGCGCATGGCTGTCCGATCCCACCGTCGAGCCCTCGACCATTGCCGTGCTGACCCGCGGTGTCGGCGATCGCAGCCAGCTGGTGCGCGCCCTCGCCGAACGCGGCATCAGCGCCCGCGCGCTCGACGACAACCAGGCGATGCCGGGTCATGTGCAGGTGCTGACGATGCACCGCTCGAAGGGGATGGAGTTCTCACGAGTGATCCTCGCCGGAATCGACGAAGCCCACGTGCCCGCGAAGGCCAGCCTGCACGGAGTTCCGGAGGAGGAGCTGAACGAGGCCAGGTTGCGGGAGCGGTCGTTGCTGTATGTTGCGGCGAGCCGGGCGCGCGATCAGGTGGTGGTGACGTGGAGCGGTCGGCGTTCGGAGTTGCTCGGCAGCTGA
- a CDS encoding DEAD/DEAH box helicase — protein MGALLPTLQANHLREGLTDYLATTFALTDPDAQAALIDFVEDPRSGMFKGPYVRLRLPFAPARGNWGMHLDWLPKGFVPYGHQAKAFERLSTKFQQRPQPTLVTTGTGSGKTESFLIPILDHVLRAKKQGVAGMKALIIYPMNALANDQEQRLARLITQNPELAGVTAGLYTGEQSSGGRTMVSAEGLITDRRLMHDSPPDILLTNYKMLDHLLLRPDRAAMWRQSAESLQYVVLDEFHTYDGAQGTDVAMLLRRLGLAVKSYWTEGTEVSAADRARPLGRITPVATSATLGGKGEPSAMLDFAHTVFGEAFSDDALVGETRLGLDEWLAHRQTELDRLYVPVAPSVDKAVEFLDGLKQASASNAHLTAAVLATLFERTGDQHPELDELTSELRRLDEEEQLDLLKKHHLFVQLVKRSAEAVSLAELAAAVLPPPSGGRENPRTQWRRQHYLDFVFAALSHLRAEIGRAALNVDVHLWVRELSRIDRALAASTMFRWADDGAAEGTDIEFQPALYCRHCGRSGWGVRMAPTGNWLDPDQDSVRTLHLSGDPRIRALISAPLEAQLDTPVEGLRWIRLEDRELTDEMPDPESPEVLEGRALPVLVLHGPGAEEDSQKDVCPACNTADGIRFLGSAVATQLSVALSNMFGDADLDADEKKALMFTDSVQDAAHRAGFVQARSHTLSLRSTLRNALGAKASGTSMLTLTELCEAVLDRAGDDPARRYHLLAPDIVERDEFVAYWQSDKPATERRKALRKVKCRVQFDIDLEFGLQSRLGRTLELTGSVVAEVALGSGERVAALGRQALDGAEHQLSFAEPDTTALSQWVRGTVERMRMQGAIRHTWLDKFVERDANRRWVWGGRPRGEGMPAFPKGRPAPAFPALGARTIPEGFDPITAPSSWYARWAARCLGVSPFEGGFLARSLFTVLAEQRILTTVTTEKSLTAYQLSEDGVLVGAPAQADLEAGRHLLVCGVCQTQNPGSAAVVDQLEGAPCLLTRCPGTLHRAFRGENFYRKLYDRSEMKRVVAREHTSLLPTTTRLTYETKFKQAGTDPTAPNVLVATPTLEMGIDIGDLSTVMLGSMPRTVASYLQRVGRAGRLTGNSLVLAFVRGRGEHLPKLYDPLSVISGEVRPPATFLSAEEILQRQYVAHIVDRLSRRPGAQDPIDARAVLGSLDENSWMARLIQTAEAKSDELLDGFLTQFGDLLDGAARTALRAWATPGESGEASGLTQHLREAVHRWNRDVAELSERHTAVDAAIPEFEQRANSPAATDDDRRALRSARGTLRLIGKHISDLTNEHWVGVLERYGVLPNYTLLDDSVTLDVGITWIDPETNEYHGDTETYQRGARVALTELAPGATFYAQGLAVRIDAIDLGSGQANIHTWRLCPTCGWADISAGGEAPRHRGNCPRCGEAAIADVSQQLQVVEMSKVSAEVRRDEAAITDSRDERHREVYSVVTAADVNPDNITRRWFAADHDFGAEYLRHIDIRWLNMGKRTSQGSKRTIAGIDVTTGLFRVCSGCGQLDRVAGRNEAYEHRSWCRYRKATDEAHVRDIALARTLRTQAVLLHVPPELRYDYFAYPSLSAAILLGLRQVIGGAPEHLDVVAIPDALHAPNQQALLIHDTVPGGTGYLAEFADPRKVWSVLVAARAVLRDCSCATESRLACHNCLLPFTPPNELDKVSRKTAVKILDSILDARDREPSWPEWSHSIEEEAPAKPPVSKESPLERRFYQAFLDRLRTLGATIKETPGTYANKATITVPGHKTRTWTLTPQMQMGNSVPDFELKTSDPEIPVIAIFADGRRYHAVPENNRIADDAHKREILRSGGVMVWSFSHEDLERFEARKPGTPSWYSTQMAQQILRIGTLRRAIVDLLPADPITQLFHFLTDPDVEEWAKVGHWLPLMFMRGERIKGDSAALAEWALALLDGRDPEIPDGNHVCAPYSDGPMAIIAAMRPDPMTITAVLVLDDRDHALESDNGAGWREWLRLSNWFGLRDNHVVTARSLLAHDPTAPDLRSDTVADDLPPEWQRLVDESISDAERALIRDLSGAGVPLPAQGFETDDGEVVDLAWPGARVGVLFDRGAIATNTLTDQGWTVCPPEMTPIIAALTANGVM, from the coding sequence ATGGGGGCACTCCTGCCGACCTTGCAGGCCAACCACCTGCGAGAGGGACTGACCGACTACCTCGCGACGACGTTCGCGCTCACCGATCCGGACGCCCAAGCCGCCCTGATCGACTTCGTCGAAGACCCCCGCAGCGGCATGTTCAAGGGCCCCTATGTCCGCCTCCGCCTCCCCTTCGCGCCCGCCCGCGGCAACTGGGGAATGCACCTGGACTGGCTGCCGAAGGGCTTCGTCCCCTACGGCCACCAGGCGAAGGCGTTCGAGCGGTTGTCCACGAAGTTCCAGCAGCGCCCGCAACCGACCCTCGTCACCACCGGCACCGGCTCGGGCAAGACCGAGTCGTTCCTGATTCCCATCCTCGATCACGTGCTGCGCGCCAAGAAGCAGGGCGTCGCCGGCATGAAGGCGCTGATCATCTATCCGATGAACGCGCTGGCCAACGACCAGGAGCAGCGGCTCGCGCGCCTCATCACGCAGAATCCGGAGCTGGCGGGCGTCACCGCCGGTCTCTACACCGGGGAGCAGTCCTCCGGCGGCCGGACGATGGTGTCGGCGGAGGGTCTGATCACCGATCGGCGGCTGATGCACGATTCGCCGCCCGACATCCTGCTCACCAACTACAAGATGCTCGATCATCTGCTGCTGCGGCCGGATCGGGCGGCGATGTGGCGGCAGTCGGCGGAATCGCTGCAGTACGTGGTGCTCGACGAGTTCCACACCTACGACGGTGCGCAGGGCACCGACGTGGCGATGCTGCTGCGGCGGTTGGGGCTGGCGGTGAAGTCGTACTGGACCGAGGGCACCGAGGTGAGTGCCGCGGATCGGGCGCGGCCGCTGGGGCGGATCACGCCGGTCGCGACCTCGGCGACGCTGGGTGGCAAGGGTGAGCCCTCGGCGATGCTCGACTTCGCGCATACGGTGTTCGGGGAGGCATTTTCCGACGATGCGCTGGTCGGGGAGACCCGGCTCGGGCTGGACGAATGGCTGGCGCATCGGCAGACCGAGTTGGATCGGTTGTATGTGCCGGTCGCGCCGTCGGTCGACAAAGCCGTCGAGTTCCTCGACGGGCTGAAGCAGGCGTCGGCGAGCAACGCGCATCTGACGGCGGCGGTGCTGGCGACGCTGTTCGAGCGCACCGGCGACCAGCATCCCGAACTCGACGAACTGACCTCGGAGCTGCGGCGCCTCGACGAGGAAGAACAGCTGGACCTGCTCAAGAAGCACCACCTGTTCGTCCAGCTGGTCAAGCGCTCCGCGGAGGCGGTGTCGCTGGCCGAGCTGGCCGCCGCCGTGCTGCCACCGCCGTCGGGCGGACGAGAGAATCCACGCACGCAGTGGCGCCGGCAGCACTATCTCGACTTCGTGTTCGCGGCGCTGTCGCATCTGCGCGCCGAGATCGGCCGCGCCGCACTGAACGTCGATGTGCACCTGTGGGTTCGGGAGCTCTCCCGCATCGACCGGGCTTTGGCGGCCTCGACGATGTTCCGCTGGGCCGACGACGGCGCAGCCGAAGGTACCGACATCGAGTTCCAGCCCGCGCTCTACTGCCGCCACTGCGGCCGCTCGGGGTGGGGCGTGCGGATGGCGCCGACCGGCAACTGGCTCGACCCCGATCAGGATTCGGTCCGCACCCTGCATCTCTCCGGCGACCCGAGGATTCGGGCACTGATCTCCGCCCCGCTGGAAGCCCAGCTCGACACGCCGGTCGAGGGGCTGCGCTGGATCCGGCTCGAGGACCGCGAACTCACCGACGAGATGCCCGACCCCGAAAGCCCGGAAGTGCTCGAGGGTCGCGCGCTCCCGGTGTTGGTGCTGCACGGGCCGGGCGCCGAAGAGGATTCGCAGAAGGATGTGTGCCCGGCATGCAACACCGCCGACGGCATCCGCTTCCTCGGCAGCGCCGTCGCCACCCAACTGTCGGTGGCCTTGTCGAACATGTTCGGCGACGCCGACCTCGACGCCGACGAGAAGAAGGCGCTGATGTTCACCGACAGCGTGCAGGACGCCGCCCACCGAGCGGGGTTCGTGCAGGCGCGATCGCACACCCTCAGCCTCCGTTCGACACTGCGTAACGCCCTCGGCGCCAAGGCCTCCGGGACGTCGATGCTGACGCTGACTGAGCTGTGTGAGGCGGTGCTCGACCGGGCGGGTGACGATCCCGCCCGGCGCTACCATCTGCTCGCCCCGGACATCGTGGAACGCGACGAGTTCGTCGCCTACTGGCAGAGCGACAAGCCGGCCACGGAACGCCGCAAGGCGTTGCGCAAGGTCAAGTGCCGCGTCCAGTTCGACATCGACCTGGAGTTCGGCCTGCAATCCCGGCTCGGCCGCACCCTGGAACTGACCGGCAGCGTCGTCGCCGAAGTCGCGCTCGGTTCCGGCGAGCGGGTCGCCGCGCTGGGCCGACAGGCGCTCGACGGCGCCGAGCATCAGCTGTCCTTCGCCGAGCCCGACACGACCGCGCTCAGCCAGTGGGTGCGCGGAACCGTGGAGCGGATGCGCATGCAAGGCGCCATCCGGCACACCTGGCTGGACAAGTTCGTGGAGCGTGACGCCAACCGGCGCTGGGTATGGGGCGGACGACCACGCGGCGAAGGCATGCCCGCGTTCCCGAAAGGACGCCCGGCGCCCGCTTTTCCGGCCCTCGGGGCCCGTACGATCCCGGAGGGCTTCGACCCGATCACCGCGCCTTCGTCGTGGTATGCCCGGTGGGCCGCACGGTGCCTCGGCGTTTCGCCGTTCGAGGGCGGCTTTCTGGCCCGCTCCTTGTTCACTGTGCTGGCCGAGCAGCGGATTCTCACCACCGTCACCACCGAGAAGTCACTGACCGCCTACCAGCTGAGCGAGGACGGCGTACTGGTCGGCGCGCCGGCACAGGCCGATCTGGAGGCGGGCAGGCATCTGCTGGTGTGCGGGGTGTGCCAGACGCAGAATCCCGGCAGCGCCGCCGTAGTGGATCAGCTCGAGGGCGCGCCATGCCTGCTCACCCGCTGCCCGGGCACGCTGCACCGGGCGTTCCGGGGTGAGAACTTCTATCGCAAGCTCTACGACCGGTCGGAGATGAAACGGGTCGTCGCGCGCGAGCACACCTCGCTGCTGCCGACCACCACACGGTTGACGTACGAGACGAAGTTCAAGCAGGCCGGCACCGATCCGACGGCGCCGAATGTGCTCGTCGCGACCCCCACCCTGGAGATGGGTATCGATATCGGCGACTTGTCGACGGTGATGCTCGGTTCCATGCCCCGCACCGTCGCCTCCTATCTGCAGCGCGTCGGCCGAGCCGGGCGCCTCACCGGCAACTCCCTGGTGCTGGCCTTCGTGCGCGGGCGCGGCGAGCATCTGCCCAAGCTCTACGATCCGCTATCGGTCATTTCCGGTGAGGTTCGCCCGCCCGCGACCTTCCTGTCCGCCGAGGAGATCTTGCAGCGCCAGTACGTGGCGCACATCGTGGACCGGCTGTCCCGCCGGCCCGGCGCACAGGACCCGATCGATGCGCGGGCGGTGCTCGGCAGTCTGGACGAGAACAGCTGGATGGCGCGCCTGATCCAGACCGCCGAGGCGAAATCCGACGAGCTGCTCGACGGCTTCCTCACGCAGTTCGGCGACCTGCTCGACGGCGCGGCACGCACGGCCCTGCGCGCCTGGGCCACGCCGGGAGAGAGCGGCGAGGCGAGCGGGCTGACGCAGCACTTGCGCGAGGCGGTGCACCGCTGGAACCGCGACGTCGCCGAACTCTCCGAGCGTCACACCGCCGTCGATGCCGCCATCCCGGAGTTCGAGCAGCGCGCCAACTCCCCCGCCGCCACCGACGACGACCGGCGGGCTCTGCGGTCCGCGCGCGGCACCCTGCGGCTGATCGGCAAACACATCAGCGATCTCACCAACGAACACTGGGTGGGCGTGCTGGAACGCTACGGCGTGCTGCCGAACTACACCCTCCTCGACGACTCGGTCACGTTGGACGTCGGCATCACCTGGATCGACCCGGAAACCAACGAGTACCACGGCGATACCGAGACCTATCAGCGCGGTGCCCGCGTCGCGCTCACCGAACTGGCCCCCGGCGCCACCTTCTACGCCCAGGGCCTGGCCGTGCGGATCGACGCCATCGACCTCGGTTCCGGCCAGGCGAACATCCACACCTGGCGCCTGTGCCCGACGTGCGGGTGGGCCGACATCAGCGCAGGCGGCGAGGCGCCCCGGCACCGGGGCAACTGCCCGCGCTGCGGCGAAGCGGCCATCGCGGACGTGAGCCAGCAGCTACAGGTGGTGGAGATGTCGAAGGTGTCGGCGGAGGTGCGCCGCGACGAGGCCGCGATCACCGATTCCCGCGACGAACGCCACCGCGAGGTGTATTCGGTGGTGACGGCCGCGGACGTGAACCCCGACAACATCACCCGGCGCTGGTTCGCCGCCGACCACGACTTCGGCGCGGAATACCTGCGCCACATCGACATTCGATGGCTGAACATGGGCAAACGCACCTCCCAGGGCAGCAAACGCACCATCGCCGGCATCGATGTCACCACCGGTTTGTTCCGGGTGTGCTCGGGCTGCGGTCAGCTCGACCGGGTGGCCGGACGCAACGAAGCCTACGAGCACCGCAGCTGGTGCCGGTACCGCAAAGCGACGGACGAGGCACATGTGCGCGACATCGCTCTGGCCCGCACCCTGCGTACCCAGGCGGTGCTGCTGCATGTGCCGCCCGAGCTGCGCTACGACTACTTCGCTTATCCGAGCCTGAGCGCGGCCATCCTGCTCGGCCTGCGGCAGGTGATCGGCGGCGCGCCGGAACACCTGGACGTGGTCGCGATCCCGGACGCCCTGCATGCTCCTAACCAACAGGCACTGCTCATCCACGACACCGTGCCCGGCGGTACCGGCTATCTCGCCGAGTTCGCCGATCCACGGAAGGTGTGGTCGGTGCTGGTCGCGGCCCGGGCGGTGCTACGGGACTGCTCGTGCGCCACCGAATCGCGACTGGCCTGCCACAACTGCCTGCTGCCCTTCACACCGCCGAACGAGCTGGACAAGGTTTCGCGCAAGACCGCCGTCAAGATCCTCGACAGCATCCTCGACGCCCGCGATCGTGAACCGTCGTGGCCGGAGTGGTCGCACTCGATCGAGGAGGAAGCCCCCGCGAAGCCGCCCGTCAGCAAGGAATCACCGCTCGAGCGCCGCTTTTATCAAGCGTTCCTGGACCGGTTGCGCACACTCGGGGCGACGATCAAGGAGACGCCGGGCACCTATGCCAACAAGGCGACCATCACGGTGCCCGGGCACAAGACACGCACCTGGACGCTGACCCCGCAGATGCAGATGGGCAACAGTGTGCCGGACTTCGAGCTCAAGACCAGCGATCCGGAGATTCCGGTCATCGCGATCTTCGCCGACGGGCGCCGGTACCACGCGGTTCCGGAGAACAATCGGATCGCCGACGACGCGCACAAGCGGGAGATCCTGCGCTCGGGTGGGGTGATGGTGTGGTCGTTCTCCCACGAGGACCTCGAACGGTTCGAGGCCAGGAAACCCGGTACACCGTCGTGGTATTCGACGCAGATGGCGCAGCAGATCCTCCGCATCGGCACCCTGCGCCGGGCGATCGTCGACCTGTTGCCGGCCGACCCGATCACGCAGTTGTTCCATTTCCTCACCGATCCCGACGTCGAGGAATGGGCGAAGGTCGGGCACTGGCTGCCGCTGATGTTCATGCGCGGTGAGCGGATCAAGGGGGACAGCGCCGCGCTGGCCGAGTGGGCCCTGGCCCTCCTCGACGGACGCGACCCCGAGATCCCCGACGGCAACCACGTGTGCGCGCCCTACTCCGATGGCCCGATGGCGATCATCGCGGCTATGCGGCCCGACCCGATGACCATCACTGCGGTGCTCGTCCTCGACGACCGCGACCACGCACTCGAGTCCGACAATGGCGCCGGTTGGCGGGAATGGCTGCGCCTGTCGAATTGGTTCGGCCTGCGGGACAACCACGTCGTGACCGCCCGTAGCCTGCTGGCCCACGACCCCACCGCGCCCGACCTCCGATCCGACACCGTGGCCGACGACCTGCCGCCGGAATGGCAGCGGCTCGTCGACGAGAGCATCTCCGACGCCGAACGCGCCCTCATTCGCGACCTCTCCGGGGCCGGCGTGCCACTGCCCGCCCAGGGCTTCGAGACCGACGACGGTGAGGTTGTCGATCTGGCGTGGCCCGGTGCGCGTGTCGGTGTGCTCTTCGACCGCGGTGCGATCGCCACGAATACATTGACCGATCAGGGGTGGACGGTCTGCCCGCCGGAGATGACGCCGATCATCGCGGCACTGACTGCGAACGGAGTGATGTGA
- a CDS encoding DarT ssDNA thymidine ADP-ribosyltransferase family protein — MPVDPYGTLADYTPFYFAARSPMLFAIQWGRCMVTEGLRSDRVLGVDSATFAAPRTSGTRNRPARRRPLRPVHCQ; from the coding sequence GTGCCAGTCGACCCGTACGGCACGCTGGCGGACTACACACCGTTCTACTTCGCAGCGCGCAGCCCCATGTTGTTCGCCATCCAATGGGGAAGGTGCATGGTCACGGAAGGGCTGCGATCGGATCGTGTACTTGGCGTCGACAGTGCAACATTTGCGGCGCCGCGGACTTCAGGTACTCGGAACCGACCGGCACGCCGTCGTCCCCTACGCCCAGTTCACTGCCAATGA